The genomic region GCTTGACGCGAGGGATGTTGCGAACAGATTGTGTAGATGCTGCTTTCGGACAATTCCTGTCTCTGACGGAATGGGTTTGTTGGAAACGGGGAGTGTACTTTGCTAAAGTCAACCCCAACGGTACCAGTCAAACCTGTCCATCCTGCTTTGCTACGGTCAGCAAAGGGTTGGAAGTCAGAGAGCATCATTGTCCTGAGTGTGGGTATCGGACGCATCGCGATCGTGCTGCAGCAGAGATGGTTTTGCATCGTGGACTAGAAAACGTAGTAACCCAGGGACTCTGGGGAACGGAAACCGCCTGTCAAGTCGGTCTGTCGGGGGTCTATGACCTAGATAAGTGGCGTGGGGCAGGAACACCCAATTGTGAGGTTGGGAAGCCCGCGCTGTAATCTTTGATTCAGCGTCGGGAGGATGTCACATAATTGGATGGTCAGTTTGTGTCAATTACTGGCCTTATTTGTGATTTTCACCGGAATTGTTAAATCCCTGCTGGTTTACCTGCGACACGGTTTGTTAAGCGGACATTCTGCCCTCGCCTTCCAAGAAAGTCGCCTAGAAATGGGGTATGCTTTTTCCCTCGGTTTGGGCTTTCCGATCGGCGGGAGTATCTTGAAAACGACGATCGCCCCGAGTTGGAACGATATCGGCCAACTGGCAGCAATTATCGCCATCCGCACCTTACTCAATTCTCTATTGTTGCAAGCCATTACGGGCAGTTCGTCCGATGGAGACGATCGCGATCGCACCTCTCTGTGGGACCGACTCAAAAGCTGAAGCGCCGACCCCGCCAACGGCGATTCTCGTTTGGAGACCCTACGCGATCGCCCGAAATGCCAAGAACTCCCCGGGATCGTAGCGGGGAGTTCTTGGTAGTTCAACTCAACTTAGCGCGAACCGACCGTCGCTTCCTTCAAGGTGCGTGGGGTGGCCATGCGCAAAATTTGTTGCATCAGTCCCGGCGCCAGTTGTTTGCACCAGACCGCCAGATGGCTTTGCCAACCGACCAATATTTCCGAATCATCCCGGCGCAGTCCGTTGACCAAAGCTTTAGCGACATCCTCGGCGGTCATCGGAACCACCCAACGAAACAGGCGCTTATTGCGAACCATGTCCGTATCGGTCAGGGTCGGTAACAACGCCGCCACCTTGACGTTATACGGCGCCAGTTCGGTTCGTAAGGCTTCGGTAAAGCCGAGAATGGCGAATTTCGTGGCGGAATAGGTCGCCATCGTCGGCGCGGCGACTTTCCCCATGAGGCTGGAAACGTTGACGATCGTCCCTTCTTGGCGGGCCGCCATGCGACGCGCCACCAAGCGGGTCACCGTATACAGTCCCATGAGATTGAGAGAAATTTCTTCGTGAACTTTGGGAAGTTGCGACTGCAAAAATGGCATTTGG from Oxynema aestuarii AP17 harbors:
- a CDS encoding SDR family NAD(P)-dependent oxidoreductase, which codes for MNIQGKTALITGASRGIGRAIALELARQHTKRLILVARDRDRLNELAAEIAAIGSEAVVMPLDLTQPIEVNIAIAKAWRDCGPIHLLVNCAGVAHQMPFLQSQLPKVHEEISLNLMGLYTVTRLVARRMAARQEGTIVNVSSLMGKVAAPTMATYSATKFAILGFTEALRTELAPYNVKVAALLPTLTDTDMVRNKRLFRWVVPMTAEDVAKALVNGLRRDDSEILVGWQSHLAVWCKQLAPGLMQQILRMATPRTLKEATVGSR
- a CDS encoding RNA-guided endonuclease InsQ/TnpB family protein yields the protein MRGTQWYVVVTIESDISVPDAPVHGRAIGIDLGLERFLTASDRSFQERPQFFKSMQRKLKLLQRRAARKQKGSQNWEKAQIEVARMHHRIANRRKDFHLKTAHQLCDRAQTIFAEDLNVKGLTRGMLRTDCVDAAFGQFLSLTEWVCWKRGVYFAKVNPNGTSQTCPSCFATVSKGLEVREHHCPECGYRTHRDRAAAEMVLHRGLENVVTQGLWGTETACQVGLSGVYDLDKWRGAGTPNCEVGKPAL
- a CDS encoding DUF1622 domain-containing protein; translated protein: MSHNWMVSLCQLLALFVIFTGIVKSLLVYLRHGLLSGHSALAFQESRLEMGYAFSLGLGFPIGGSILKTTIAPSWNDIGQLAAIIAIRTLLNSLLLQAITGSSSDGDDRDRTSLWDRLKS